The genomic region CCGATAGATTTGTCGCTCGCCCGTCGCCGGATTCTTGCCCCTTGATTTCGTAGCGAACCGGAATATCCACCGGGACGCGAACGCTCGATCGTGTGAGTCCGTTTTCGGTCGAAACGTCCGGCATCGGCCGGCCGATCGAGCGACGATACGTCGCCTCGCGCGTGAGCTGCGCGATATCTTCGCGTTGGCCGGCTTCCATCGGTTCTAGATTAAGTGCGTAGCGCGAACGCGGTCCATTCGTGCTACGCTCGGCCACCCGGCCGCTCACGGTCACCTGCGGAGCGCCTTGGACCGTAAGGGTGAACGTCAGCAACTCGCCTTCATCGAAGCGCGTAACCGACCGTAAGATGCACGTGGTCGCGGCGAGGTGCTCGACGATAGCCATCGTCGGCGTAGAATTGGTGCCTCTCACCATGGTTGGGCACTCGAGCGACGGCCCGTCGTGAGCGACGCTACCGTCGCGGGTGCTATCGAGTAAAGACATGCGGTGTTGACTCCCCCGGCGCAGTCAAAACCGGCTCGGCATTTGCACGAGCGCGGCATACATATCAACTTTCGACAGTTAGCCGCTCCAGCTTTAGGGGGCCATCGCTCTTGTGACGCTATTCCGCCGTA from Candidatus Dormiibacterota bacterium harbors:
- a CDS encoding PilZ domain-containing protein — encoded protein: MSLLDSTRDGSVAHDGPSLECPTMVRGTNSTPTMAIVEHLAATTCILRSVTRFDEGELLTFTLTVQGAPQVTVSGRVAERSTNGPRSRYALNLEPMEAGQREDIAQLTREATYRRSIGRPMPDVSTENGLTRSSVRVPVDIPVRYEIKGQESGDGRATNLSAGGVLIVCAADLAVGSALHLAFSLSQEAQAHPQIAIQARIVARQPLQNGSYSYNLAFHGADPSVRSAIDHHVRALLQ